A stretch of Primulina tabacum isolate GXHZ01 chromosome 13, ASM2559414v2, whole genome shotgun sequence DNA encodes these proteins:
- the LOC142522652 gene encoding pentatricopeptide repeat-containing protein At1g11630, mitochondrial-like yields MALRCNLRSSSLQSFRLFSSSILNPDSKSLLTSKEKSRSALSLIRFEKNPERILDICRAAALTPESHLDRVAYSRAISSLKQSHYYEGIRSLIKESVTRPDFKSERFVSHFVILYGQAGLIGDAVKLFDEMPQLGVGRSVKTLNSLLFSCILAGEYGEMKRVFSEYPKKYGLAPTLETYNTVLKGFCESGSANSSHSILAEMERKGIKPNGTTFATVIAGFYKEEKFSDVGKMMELMKKHGVATSIGIYNVRIQSLCKLKRSTEAKVLLDTILGRGMKPNRVTYNHLIHGFCVEGKMEIAKSLFKEMIDSKLKPDAKCYFTLIYYMCRGQDFESALAICKESMSEGWVPNMSTMKSLVDGLASIEKIDEARWIIGQVKEKFSRNAGAWDEIEENFTKIE; encoded by the coding sequence ATGGCATTACGCTGCAATCTCCGATCGTCGAGTCTCCAAAGCTTCCGCCTTTTCTCCTCCTCGATTTTGAATCCAGATTCCAAATCGCTCCTCACAAGCAAAGAGAAATCCCGCTCCGCACTCTCACTCATCCGCTTCGAGAAAAACCCAGAACGCATTCTCGACATCTGCCGAGCCGCCGCCCTAACTCCAGAGTCGCACCTCGATCGAGTTGCCTACTCGCGAGCCATTTCGAGCCTGAAACAATCACACTATTACGAAGGCATTCGGAGCCTCATAAAGGAGTCCGTTACCCGGCCTGATTTCAAATCCGAACGCTTTGTGTCCCATTTCGTTATCTTATACGGCCAGGCGGGTCTTATCGGTGACGCTGTCAAGCTGTTCGACGAAATGCCTCAGCTGGGCGTCGGTAGAAGCGTCAAGACTTTGAACTCCCTGTTGTTTTCGTGTATTTTAGCAGGGGAATACGGCGAAATGAAGAGGGTCTTTTCAGAGTATCCTAAGAAGTATGGCTTGGCACCGACTTTGGAAACGTACAACACTGTCCTGAAGGGATTCTGCGAGTCGGGCAGTGCGAATTCATCACACTCTATCTTGGCAGAGATGGAGAGAAAGGGAATAAAACCCAACGGAACAACATTTGCCACTGTGATTGCAGGGTTTTACAAGGAGGAAAAATTTAGCGACGTGGGTAAAATGATGGAATTGATGAAGAAACATGGTGTGGCAACCAGTATCGGGATATACAATGTCAGGATTCAGAGCTTGTGTAAGCTTAAGAGATCCACGGAAGCAAAGGTGTTGCTGGACACAATCTTGGGCAGGGGAATGAAGCCAAATCGGGTGACATATAACCATTTGATTCACGGGTTTTGCGTTGAAGGAAAAATGGAAATAGCCAAGAGCTTGTTCAAGGAGATGATTGATTCAAAATTGAAGCCGGATGCCAAGTGTTATTTTACGCTGATTTATTATATGTGCCGAGGACAGGATTTTGAGAGTGCGTTAGCTATCTGTAAGGAGAGTATGTCGGAAGGTTGGGTACCAAATATGTCGACTATGAAATCTCTCGTTGATGGGTTAGCGAGCATCGAAAAGATTGATGAAGCAAGGTGGATTATTGGGCAGGTGAAGGAGAAGTTCTCGAGGAATGCTGGTGCTTGGGATGAGATTGAGGAAAACTTTACCAAAATAGAGTAG
- the LOC142523216 gene encoding LOW QUALITY PROTEIN: CDP-diacylglycerol--glycerol-3-phosphate 3-phosphatidyltransferase 1, chloroplastic-like (The sequence of the model RefSeq protein was modified relative to this genomic sequence to represent the inferred CDS: deleted 1 base in 1 codon) yields the protein MAIFRSLISRFFRSPSFPRDSSRLRTFFSLSLTSPSPISAPFLLYTPVKNSHTHFLFRSRFLFPIGGPLFLCNPPWKLSQSATPLLLQPNVASYFINLRALNLLQNPSFPHNLRFRPAHDAQKLLTEGADDKFGIASAIDAPGSHGVITGSYFNLPNYISFARMLSGPLLGWMIANDMYSYAFIGLAISGATDWLDGYIARKMGINSVVGSYLDPLADKVLIGCVVLAMVDKDLLHPGLVSLVVLRDFALVCGAVYKRASSLAWERNSWHDFFNLDGAHSQKVEPLLISKLNTVLQLVLVAAALLQPEYGNEETQFFIYILSWVVASTTVASTAAYGAQYLRNGTKFVKKPQART from the exons ATGGCCATTTTCCGATCACTCATATCTCGATTCTTCCGATCTCCAAGTTTCCCCCGCGATTCATCTCGCCTCAGAACCTTTTTCTCCCTTTCTTTGACCTCTCCTTCCCCGATTTCAGCTCCATTTCTGCTTTACACCCCCGTGAAAAATTCCCATACGCACTTTCTCTTCCGTTCTAGGTTTCTATTCCCAATCGGTGGGCCACTATTCCTCTGCAATCCTCCCTGGAAGCTGTCCCAATCCGCCACCCCTCTCCTCCTCCAGCCCAACGTCGCCTCATACTTCATTAATCTCCGTGCCCTTAATTTACTCCAGAATCCCTCTTTTCCTCACAATTTACGTTTTCGACCTGCTCATGATGCGCAGAAGCTGTTGACCGAGGGTGCCGACGACAAATTTGGAATTGCGTCTGCAATAGATGCTCCCGGTAGTCATGGTGTAATCACCGGCAGTTACTTCAATCTTCCTAATTATATCTCATTCGCGCGGATGCTCTCCGGTCCATTGCTTGGATG GATGATTGCAAATGACATGTATTCATATGCGTTTATTGGACTTGCTATATCTGGAGCTACTGATTGG CTCGATGGTTACATAGCTAGGAAGATGGGAATCAATTCTGTAGTTGGGTCCTACCTTGATCCATTGGCcgacaag GTTCTAATCGGATGTGTTGTGCTTGCAATGGTAGATAAGGATCTCCTACATC CTGGACTGGTTTCACTTGTTGTTCTGCGTGATTTTGCTCTTGTTTGTGGTGCGGTCTATAAAAGAGCTAGCAGTTTGGCCTGGGAG AGAAACAGTTGGCATGACTTCTTCAACCTGGATGGGGCGCATTCCCAAAAAGTTGAGCCTCTCTTGATAAGCAAG TTAAATACGGTGCTCCAGTTGGTCCTGGTTGCGGCT GCTCTTCTTCAGCCAGAATATGGGAATGAAGAAACCCAATTTTTTATCTACATCTTGAG TTGGGTTGTGGCTTCTACAACGGTGGCGTCAACTGCAGCATATGGGGCACAATATCTGAGAAATGGAACCAAATTTGTAAAGAAGCCCCAGGCCAGAACATGA